The stretch of DNA CGCGAAGGCTGAGCAAGTGCTAAAGAGTGACAAGGTGCAGTATGTCATGATCTACGACATGGGCAGCCAGCAGGCCGAGGTCGCCATCTACAGCTTCGCGGCGCTCCCGGCGGCCGTGGCGAGTCGAGCTAATCTACAAGGAGCTCTGGAGATGCAGGCGATTGTCGGCAGCCGCACGctgggcggcgccgcctttGATGAATGTATTGCCAGCCACTGGGATGCGCGATACTTTAACCGCCGTGTGCTGAGCGGTGTCCTCACAGCCgcgggcggcagcgaagcgGAGCGCCGCGAGGCGGCAAAGGAGCGTGGCAGCCTCCTCCGTGCTGCTCAGCGTGCGAAAGAAATGCTCTCAGCCAACAACGAAGCGCATGTCACCATCGACGGGGTCCACGCCGACCCGTCGCACTTTGATCCGATggggcagcaggagctgctgcagcgtcgcgtCACCGTCACGGCGGACGGTGGCCTGCTGAGCCTCCGCCTCATGCGCAGAGACTTCGAGGAGTGGTGCCGACCTCTTTTCGAtgccgccgtggcgctgcGAGACGAGGCCattgccgccaccggcggcgtcgtcaaGAACCTCGGTGCGCTCAGCCGCTTCGAGGTCATCGGTGGCGGGACGCgagtgccgcggctgctgcagcagctcggcgAGGGTtaccgcagcggcatcgtCGATCGCACACTCAACAGCGACGAGGCAGCCGTCATGGGCACAACGCTCCTGGCCCTGTCGACCGCACCGCCGGAGCTTCGTATGCGCGGCAGCCAAGCCCTGCCACGCTACAACGTGCGCGAGTGGCTGACCAGCGCCGTCTACGCCtcggtggagctgcgcagcgcaagGACCCtagcgacagcagcagcagcggcgccgccggaggtgcagctcctgTTCCCGGCACTGAAAGTAGTACTACCAGCGACACGCAGTCTGCGTGTCCGAGTACCGGATGTGGAGGCGTCACCTGCCGACAGCGTCATCATCACGCTGTACTCGGGTGCTGAGGCAGACAGCGCCTACGCCGACAGCACACGCTCTAGCGCGTTCGCCACGGCGAACTGTGCCAGCTGCTACGTACGGACCTGCACTGTGGAGGGGATGCACAAGgctgcggagcagctgctcgcgcagTTCACGCAGCAGAATATGTGGCACAGCAGTGCCAACCCACACCCAACGCACGCTCGCATGGTCggtgcggaggtggtggtcgaGGTCGTCGCTACGGTCAGTGGCATCCCGCACTGCAGCGTTGCTTACCTGCGGGCCGAAATAGAGGAAGTGGGGGCGGGCCCCAACATCGCAGATGATGTGCAGGGCAACGATGCAGCAGTAGAGTCAGCGACAGAGGTGTCTTTAGGCAACAGCCATCACGACGACAGCGCCTCCGGCGCGTCACAAGCCACACAGGAGGACAAactgggagagggagagggagagggaggcgtggACAAAGTGAACACCAGCGAGATAGAGGTGACGCGCACCGATGCACGCATGAATGCAGACAGCTCTGCCGATCCTGCCACCAACCGCACGAGCGCGTCGTCCACTTCTCCGCCGCACGAatcgcagccgccgccgcaagtgcaggtgcgtgtcaccccactctctctgcgtgtgtcgagcggcgccacagcggcTGGCGCAGCGGAGCACAGATTGAGCTACAACATGGACTCGGCAGAGCTCGACTTCTCGCACCGgcgggtgcggcagctgcaagcGCTGGACGACGTGCgactgcggcgcagcaccctGCGCAACGAGATGGAGAGCATGCTTGTGTGGATCAAGGAGCACAACCCCACGTGGAACACTGAAGATGCGCAGGCCTCAGATGGACCCTCACCACCGGCAGAGGGGGCAGGCCACacactgccgcagcgctctGCGCTGCAAACATGGCGTGCAGCTGTTCGCCAGGTGAGCGAGTGGCTCGACGACTTCGGCGACACCGCGAGTGCCACCGCACTTGAGGAGCGCCTGCGCATCATTGCCGGCGTCAAGGCAGCCTTGCGTGAGGCAGCCCGACATGAGTAAAAGACACGAGccagaggaagagcaaaagccgcgacggtggtgcagaggccccgatgtgtgtgtgttataGAAAAACGACGCTGTCGTGCTctgggggaaaggaggaggggggtgggggggagtGGTAGACGCGGGAGAGTCGGTGATGGCACTCCTACGCTTCTctacccacccccaccccctctcgtACTTCGCGCAAAGAGGGAGTCGCacgcgccaccccccccgTCCATgtcgctctccctcgtgACAAGGTCGAGACAACTGCCGCCAATCATCGCGATGGCCGCCGCCTGACGTGGCGCGTCGCCTGTGTGCCGCCTGACGTGTCCCGGCAGTAAAAAGGCGTGGGTCGCCCCTCGNNNNNNNNNNNNNNNNNNNNCGCGTCgcgcgcgtcgtcgtcgtcgcgcgcgcgcgcgtcgcgacgacgtcgcgtcgccgtcctctctcgcgcgcgcggcggggcgggggcgtcggcgcgcctcccccccccgcgaCGCCCCGGCGCGCGCGGAATCACCAGAGACGCCCACAGATAAGAGGGAGATCAAAATTGAGAGGAGGACGTGACGTTCGTGTGTGTTAggcggtggaagaggaggaggtgtcaGCGAAAGAGGCGATCAGCACGACGGCGATGTCGCGCCTTTCCACGGGTGTGGATGGCGGTGGGGTAGGAAAGCAACAGGAggccccttccctcccccaccccacccctaGCAAGCGCTGCGGTTGGGTCTCGGTGGGTGCATCGGAGGACGAAGCACCCAATGCCTGGAAGGGAAAACAAGCCAAAGAGGAGTTTGGCCACCTCAGCTGTGTGCCTTGGGCGCATTCCTCCCAGCCTAACACGCACCGGCCCCTTCGCCCGTACGTGGTGGCAAACAAACACGTTGGCATATGTGGCGCCGCAACGGGCCGCCTTCTCGACTGCGCGTCCTCTCTCGTAACTGGCGCctcgctcactcgctctctgctCTTCGTCTCTTCTAGTGTCGCTCCTCCGATTAGCTCAGCGCGCCAAGTCCCAGCCAGTCCGCACACCACGCCGACAAGTCAacgcgcccctccccccttcactcAGCAGCACTTTGCGCTCAAGAAGGCTCATTTGACTCGTTGTTGCCGTGCCGGGATCCGCtaagggaaaagagaggataACACCGGAGTCCCCacaacacacccacacacacacacaccacgcCCGTCTCACGATGCTGCGGCGAACCGGCGCAgtagtggcggcggcgctgccacatAACATGACGATGAAGGACCCGCTCTGCCAGCAGGTGCTGGGCCGCTGCACCCCCGTCGTCTACTCCTCTCTGCCGAACGGATTCCGGGTGGCGACGGAGTACGTGAAGGACTGCCCCttcgccaccgtcggcgtGTGGATTGACGCCGGAAGCCGCTTCGAGGATATCCACAACAGCGGTGTGGCGCATTTTCTGGAGCACATGAACTTCAAGGGCACCGATCGGTACTCGAAGAGCGACGTCGAGAACCTCTTTGAGCACCGCGGCGCCCACTTCAACGCGTACACCTCGCGCGATCGCACCGCCTACTACGTGAAGGCG from Leishmania panamensis strain MHOM/PA/94/PSC-1 chromosome 1 sequence encodes:
- a CDS encoding HSP70-like protein (TriTrypDB/GeneDB-style sysID: LpmP.01.0640), yielding MPFSSSSSLPSGQRCGHRRPAHRTQPLPLLRLLSLVLLALSALSRRRTSALFALATGDAGAAPPLLAIAETELISIDLGHESMKVSAWRVQQQHAPPSVVVEGDVAAAVPTSTGTVSVVLNDQANRKSPPCVAFRYFRTPSAAPTTTSGGVHNDTSPDVLDSEEESHTHRRCTALHPRGYQLERTFAEQALALAPRFPTQVVCSAAQLLGYTAALPNATTAESRMHALTSGQLMMNYSFHVVPLTALNVTGTATANGVDETQQQQERNSVVGRQALGVYVPFFTTSNAPGQLWQRMASDRSTVSAAESKGALFSSEELTAMLLGYARRMAEKADTADNALSEEDQRLVENMRKDAGNSIGNTDAAAGETGTVSAPTSAIRYAALTVPVHATVAQRQALVDAAALAGLRVVRLVHSTTGAAVQLAYAKAEQVLKSDKVQYVMIYDMGSQQAEVAIYSFAALPAAVASRANLQGALEMQAIVGSRTLGGAAFDECIASHWDARYFNRRVLSGVLTAAGGSEAERREAAKERGSLLRAAQRAKEMLSANNEAHVTIDGVHADPSHFDPMGQQELLQRRVTVTADGGLLSLRLMRRDFEEWCRPLFDAAVALRDEAIAATGGVVKNLGALSRFEVIGGGTRVPRLLQQLGEGYRSGIVDRTLNSDEAAVMGTTLLALSTAPPELRMRGSQALPRYNVREWLTSAVYASVELRSARTLATAAAAAPPEVQLLFPALKVVLPATRSLRVRVPDVEASPADSVIITLYSGAEADSAYADSTRSSAFATANCASCYVRTCTVEGMHKAAEQLLAQFTQQNMWHSSANPHPTHARMVGAEVVVEVVATVSGIPHCSVAYLRAEIEEVGAGPNIADDVQGNDAAVESATEVSLGNSHHDDSASGASQATQEDKLGEGEGEGGVDKVNTSEIEVTRTDARMNADSSADPATNRTSASSTSPPHESQPPPQVQVRVTPLSLRVSSGATAAGAAEHRLSYNMDSAELDFSHRRVRQLQALDDVRLRRSTLRNEMESMLVWIKEHNPTWNTEDAQASDGPSPPAEGAGHTLPQRSALQTWRAAVRQVSEWLDDFGDTASATALEERLRIIAGVKAALREAARHE